One region of Acetonema longum DSM 6540 genomic DNA includes:
- the kdsA gene encoding 3-deoxy-8-phosphooctulonate synthase, translating to MNTVHVGKIEIGGKNPIALIAGPCVIEDRERTLKIGRGIKAIADRLGIPYIFKASYDKANRSSYQSFRGPGLKDGLETLDFIKKELGVPVLSDIHDITQVEPAAAVLDVLQIPAFLCRQTDLVYSAGRTGRVVNVKKGQFLAPLDMKNVIAKIREAGNEKILLTERGFSFGYNNLVVDMRSLPIMRSLGYPVVFDATHSVQLPGGAGTTSSGQREFVSYLTRAAVGIGIDALFMEVHDNPAEALSDGPNMLYLDQLEDLLQDVLALDAVVRRHK from the coding sequence ATGAATACAGTCCATGTCGGCAAAATAGAAATCGGCGGCAAAAATCCTATCGCTTTGATCGCCGGACCCTGCGTCATTGAAGACCGGGAACGGACCCTGAAAATCGGCAGGGGCATTAAAGCCATTGCTGACCGTCTTGGCATCCCCTACATCTTTAAGGCGTCCTATGATAAGGCCAACCGTTCTTCTTATCAGTCCTTCCGGGGACCGGGCCTGAAAGACGGTCTGGAGACCCTGGATTTCATTAAAAAAGAACTGGGCGTGCCGGTCCTGAGCGATATCCATGATATCACCCAGGTGGAACCGGCGGCGGCAGTACTGGATGTTCTTCAAATTCCGGCCTTCTTGTGCCGGCAGACCGATCTGGTCTACAGCGCCGGCAGGACCGGCAGGGTTGTAAATGTGAAAAAAGGCCAGTTCCTGGCCCCCCTGGATATGAAAAACGTCATTGCCAAGATCCGCGAAGCCGGCAATGAGAAGATTTTATTGACCGAACGGGGCTTTAGCTTCGGTTATAATAATTTGGTGGTGGACATGCGTTCTTTACCCATCATGCGTTCTCTCGGCTATCCGGTAGTGTTTGACGCCACTCACAGCGTACAGCTTCCCGGCGGCGCCGGAACCACCTCCAGCGGCCAGCGGGAGTTTGTCTCTTACTTAACCCGCGCCGCCGTCGGCATCGGCATTGACGCTCTGTTCATGGAAGTCCATGACAACCCGGCCGAAGCCCTGTCGGACGGACCGAATATGCTCTATCTGGATCAACTGGAAGATCTTTTGCAAGATGTGTTGGCACTGGATGCAGTCGTACGCCGCCATAAGTAA
- a CDS encoding KpsF/GutQ family sugar-phosphate isomerase: MDIIEQARQTLKIEAEVIESLIPRLDDRFISLVEMILACNGRVVVTGMGKSGHIGKKIAATLASTGTPSFFLHPAEGIHGDLGMVTSHDIVIAISNSGETHELLSILPALKRIGARIIAMCGREESTLTRNADILLDVSVTHEACPLGLAPTSSTTAALAMGDALAMALLSVRNFRPEDFALFHPGGALGRKLLLTVENVMHQGEDNPTVTLDKTVEEALFIITAKGLGATTVVDSQGRLVGLITDGDIRRGLEKGHDFLDKPVDTLMTRTPRTITKDKLAAEALRMMETNKPRPITVLPVVNKECQAIGMIHLTDLLRQGVV; this comes from the coding sequence ATGGATATTATAGAACAAGCCCGCCAGACTCTGAAAATTGAGGCTGAGGTGATTGAATCTCTGATTCCGCGGCTTGATGACCGGTTTATCTCACTGGTGGAGATGATCCTGGCCTGCAATGGCAGGGTAGTGGTCACCGGCATGGGTAAATCCGGTCATATCGGCAAAAAGATTGCCGCCACCTTAGCCAGCACTGGTACGCCGTCCTTTTTTCTGCATCCGGCGGAAGGTATCCATGGTGATTTAGGCATGGTGACATCCCACGATATTGTCATTGCCATCTCCAACAGCGGTGAAACCCATGAGCTGCTCAGCATTCTGCCGGCTTTAAAGCGAATCGGCGCCCGGATCATCGCCATGTGCGGCCGGGAGGAGTCCACTCTGACCCGGAATGCCGATATCCTCCTGGATGTGTCGGTGACTCACGAGGCCTGTCCCCTGGGGTTAGCCCCCACGTCCAGCACGACCGCCGCCCTGGCCATGGGAGACGCCTTGGCCATGGCCCTGCTGTCGGTCAGAAACTTCCGGCCGGAAGATTTTGCTTTGTTCCATCCCGGCGGTGCTTTGGGCCGCAAGCTCCTCTTGACCGTGGAGAATGTCATGCATCAGGGCGAAGACAATCCTACTGTCACCCTGGACAAAACCGTGGAAGAGGCGCTGTTCATTATTACAGCCAAAGGATTGGGAGCCACTACTGTCGTGGATAGCCAGGGCCGCCTGGTCGGCCTGATTACTGACGGCGATATCCGGCGTGGCCTGGAGAAAGGCCATGACTTCCTGGATAAACCGGTGGATACTCTCATGACCCGTACCCCCCGCACCATTACCAAGGATAAATTGGCAGCCGAAGCCCTGAGGATGATGGAGACCAATAAACCCAGGCCTATCACGGTTTTGCCGGTTGTAAACAAAGAATGCCAGGCGATTGGCATGATTCACCTTACTGACTTATTGCGTCAGGGAGTGGTATAA
- a CDS encoding lysophospholipid acyltransferase family protein, producing MSYYILKLCSRLLCLLPYRVVLTLGRILGRIYYAAAARQRLRAIDQIRERLNLSPDQADRTIRQLFIHLAQTALEILYLPALNKDNIHRYIQIENRHYLDQALAQGKGVAVLAAHLGNWEWLGAGLALYGYPVASIVKPQPSSRQVTSLINEYRRQAGIQLFGKGTSDVVGVARALKQGKVIGFFSDQDAGRHGLFIEVLGKMASVHTGIAIFARKLNCPVIPAFIVRNADGGHRILVQPPQSFECTGDATGDVERFSRRMSGIIESVIREYPGEWLWFQKRWRTQPPGEKAGAAS from the coding sequence GTGTCTTACTATATATTGAAACTATGCAGCCGCCTTCTGTGCTTGCTGCCCTACCGGGTTGTACTGACCCTCGGGCGAATTCTCGGACGGATATATTATGCTGCCGCCGCCCGCCAGCGCCTACGGGCGATAGACCAGATCAGGGAGCGCCTGAACCTATCGCCGGACCAAGCCGACAGGACGATCCGGCAGCTTTTTATTCACCTGGCGCAAACCGCGCTGGAGATACTCTATCTGCCGGCATTAAATAAAGACAATATCCACCGGTATATCCAGATCGAAAACCGCCATTACCTGGATCAGGCTCTGGCTCAGGGGAAAGGTGTTGCCGTCCTGGCCGCCCATTTGGGAAACTGGGAATGGCTCGGCGCCGGTTTAGCCTTGTATGGTTACCCGGTTGCCAGTATTGTCAAGCCCCAGCCCAGCAGCAGACAGGTGACTTCTCTTATCAACGAATACCGCCGTCAGGCCGGCATCCAACTCTTTGGCAAGGGCACCAGCGACGTGGTCGGCGTGGCCCGGGCTTTAAAGCAAGGAAAAGTCATCGGCTTTTTCTCCGATCAGGATGCAGGGAGACATGGTTTGTTTATAGAAGTCCTCGGCAAGATGGCCTCGGTTCATACCGGCATTGCCATCTTTGCCCGTAAACTGAACTGCCCGGTGATCCCGGCGTTTATTGTCCGCAATGCGGACGGCGGACACCGGATTCTGGTGCAGCCGCCCCAGTCTTTTGAATGCACCGGCGATGCAACCGGTGATGTAGAGCGGTTTTCCCGCCGCATGTCAGGCATCATCGAAAGCGTCATCCGCGAGTACCCTGGTGAGTGGCTGTGGTTTCAAAAACGTTGGCGGACTCAGCCGCCCGGCGAGAAAGCAGGTGCGGCCTCGTGA
- a CDS encoding LptA/OstA family protein, which translates to MKRTRQLALYLLPFLLAASLFSAAYAQQSPFSLEADVIEYNAKTGMMSASGSRGVKVMQANLVMTGQTAVYNTQTGQGVINGGVEAVQGSSRLTASQIQSFDNNQRLLASGNVVMTKEADKLYAPQLEYFPDRQYAIATGGAKMLTADSVITADRIENFAGDGRSVAKGDVHILSDARELEARADEAAYYAPRPQEQGKVVLTGNARAVQQGNTVIGQAITLYLDDKAMDAAGRTRLTLIPGSM; encoded by the coding sequence ATGAAAAGGACCAGACAACTCGCCCTCTATCTGCTGCCCTTTCTTTTAGCGGCAAGCCTGTTCTCAGCTGCTTATGCCCAGCAGTCCCCCTTTTCATTAGAAGCCGATGTGATTGAATATAACGCCAAGACCGGCATGATGAGTGCATCCGGCAGCCGGGGAGTCAAAGTGATGCAAGCTAACTTGGTGATGACCGGCCAGACGGCTGTATACAATACCCAGACCGGACAGGGAGTTATAAACGGCGGCGTAGAAGCCGTCCAGGGCAGCTCCCGGCTTACGGCCAGTCAAATTCAGTCTTTTGACAATAATCAGCGCCTGCTTGCTTCCGGTAATGTGGTCATGACCAAAGAAGCCGACAAACTCTACGCGCCGCAGCTCGAATATTTTCCTGACCGGCAATACGCTATTGCCACTGGCGGTGCCAAAATGCTCACTGCCGACAGCGTTATTACCGCTGACCGGATTGAGAACTTTGCCGGTGATGGCCGCTCAGTGGCCAAAGGCGATGTGCATATTCTCAGCGATGCCAGGGAGTTGGAAGCCCGCGCCGATGAAGCGGCTTATTACGCCCCCAGGCCCCAGGAGCAGGGGAAAGTGGTCCTGACCGGCAATGCCAGAGCTGTTCAGCAAGGCAACACCGTAATCGGCCAGGCTATTACCCTCTATTTGGATGACAAGGCTATGGACGCCGCCGGGCGTACCAGGCTGACTCTGATCCCAGGCAGCATGTAA
- a CDS encoding DUF3084 domain-containing protein, with protein MIYGIGLVVTLVIMGGMIAYIGDHIGSKVGKRKLTVFGLRPKHTSILVTIVTGILIAACTLGVLTLTSNYVRTALFGMEALRTELTALSHEVETQNVELAASHKALAEKNAEYSTLSTKVRETTERLQTIVRELKTVAAERDRAAQALEKLNAEYIASRRDLEKSRQEVKTLQETKQQLDKRVAALNREKAGLEQEVSRLNEVANTLKQGIQTVREGSILFRAGEAISAAAIKGGQKQPDVEEALKKALAQTNLYVLAKMDIRDKNIDAIWVSQNEFNKVVRQLTDSSQDYVVRVSAAGNTVYGEPVVAQLDLFPNYLVYAKGAKVYSEEISLDRDPQKAEELVLNFLQQVNAQAIKQGILPDPIQGTVGVVSGSHLFDTVNKVKRSRDTLELSAIATKDIYTIGPLQIEIKVRTLSSPSND; from the coding sequence ATGATTTACGGCATTGGCCTGGTAGTTACCCTGGTGATTATGGGTGGGATGATCGCTTACATCGGCGATCATATCGGCAGCAAGGTCGGCAAACGCAAACTGACGGTCTTTGGTCTGCGTCCTAAGCATACCTCCATTCTGGTCACTATTGTCACCGGCATCCTCATTGCGGCCTGCACCCTGGGCGTTCTGACCCTGACCTCCAATTACGTGCGTACAGCCCTGTTCGGCATGGAAGCCCTGCGCACCGAACTTACTGCTTTATCTCATGAGGTCGAAACCCAGAACGTGGAACTGGCTGCCAGTCATAAGGCCCTGGCGGAGAAAAACGCTGAATACTCTACCCTTTCGACTAAAGTCCGGGAAACCACCGAACGCCTGCAAACCATTGTCCGGGAGCTAAAAACCGTAGCCGCCGAGCGGGACAGAGCCGCTCAGGCGCTGGAAAAACTCAATGCCGAATATATTGCCAGCCGCCGGGACTTGGAAAAGTCCCGGCAGGAAGTGAAGACACTGCAGGAAACCAAGCAGCAGCTGGATAAACGGGTCGCCGCCCTCAACCGGGAAAAAGCCGGTCTGGAACAAGAAGTCAGCCGGCTGAACGAAGTGGCTAACACCCTGAAGCAAGGGATACAGACCGTCAGGGAAGGATCTATTCTGTTCAGAGCCGGCGAAGCCATATCGGCTGCCGCCATCAAAGGCGGTCAGAAACAGCCGGATGTGGAAGAGGCCCTGAAAAAAGCCCTGGCGCAGACCAACCTGTATGTACTGGCAAAAATGGACATCCGGGACAAAAACATCGATGCCATCTGGGTTTCTCAGAATGAATTCAACAAAGTCGTACGCCAGTTGACTGATTCGTCCCAGGATTATGTGGTGCGGGTATCGGCAGCCGGCAATACTGTTTACGGCGAACCGGTAGTGGCTCAGTTAGACCTTTTCCCCAATTACCTTGTCTATGCCAAAGGCGCCAAAGTATACTCCGAAGAAATTTCTCTGGACCGGGACCCACAGAAGGCCGAAGAACTGGTGCTGAACTTCCTGCAGCAGGTGAATGCCCAGGCCATTAAACAGGGCATCCTGCCTGATCCCATTCAGGGAACCGTGGGAGTGGTCAGTGGCTCCCATCTCTTCGACACCGTCAATAAAGTCAAACGGTCCAGAGACACGCTGGAGCTGTCGGCAATAGCCACCAAAGACATCTATACCATCGGACCCCTGCAGATAGAAATTAAGGTAAGAACGCTGTCGTCCCCCTCTAACGATTAA
- the kdsB gene encoding 3-deoxy-manno-octulosonate cytidylyltransferase produces MKILCVIPARYASTRLPGKPLADIAGKPMIRHVYERVSLAKRPDRVLVATDHSLVLQAVEQFGGQVMLTSPAHPTGTDRLAEVAVSFPDFDVVINVQGDEPLIEPSVIDNLAAAFDRDPDLLMATLKTRLAESEYQVPSVVKVVTDLNGYALYFSRSLVPYPRAASGNTTWYKHIGIYAYRRDFLLRYASFSATPLEQAESLEQLRALEHGYRIKVLETDFQSVGVDTPEDLAKVNALLRAR; encoded by the coding sequence ATGAAGATTCTTTGCGTTATCCCGGCCCGTTACGCGTCGACCCGGCTGCCGGGCAAGCCGCTGGCTGATATTGCCGGCAAACCGATGATCCGGCATGTCTATGAACGGGTCAGTTTAGCCAAACGCCCTGACCGGGTGCTGGTGGCTACCGATCATTCCCTGGTGCTGCAGGCCGTAGAACAGTTCGGCGGACAGGTCATGCTGACCTCGCCAGCTCATCCTACCGGTACTGACCGTTTGGCTGAAGTTGCCGTCAGTTTTCCCGATTTCGATGTCGTCATCAATGTCCAGGGGGATGAGCCGCTGATTGAACCCTCTGTTATTGATAATCTGGCTGCTGCTTTTGACCGGGACCCTGACCTGTTGATGGCAACACTGAAAACCCGCCTGGCGGAATCCGAATACCAGGTTCCCAGCGTGGTAAAAGTAGTGACAGATCTCAATGGTTATGCCCTGTACTTTTCCCGCTCCCTGGTCCCTTATCCCCGGGCGGCATCCGGCAATACCACGTGGTACAAACATATCGGCATTTACGCCTACCGGCGGGATTTCCTGCTCCGTTACGCCTCTTTCAGCGCCACCCCTCTGGAACAGGCCGAGTCCCTGGAACAGCTGCGGGCCTTGGAGCATGGTTACCGGATCAAAGTGCTGGAGACGGATTTTCAGTCGGTTGGAGTGGATACGCCGGAGGACCTGGCTAAAGTGAATGCTTTATTAAGAGCCCGTTGA
- a CDS encoding KdsC family phosphatase, with the protein MESWEKARQIKLLIFDVDGVLTNNQLIFSQDGEILKVFHSQDGLGINAAHKAGLRTAIITGRDSRMVRRRGEELRITDIYMGAMDKVTAYEELLQKHSLIPDETAYVGDDLNDLAVMARVGLACAVGNAVEEVKAAAHYVAIKQGGRGGVREIIEFILKNQGKWDQVVQEYRGTGPVLTRQ; encoded by the coding sequence ATGGAATCATGGGAAAAAGCCCGTCAGATCAAACTTCTGATTTTTGACGTAGATGGCGTATTGACCAATAACCAGCTGATCTTCAGCCAGGACGGCGAGATCCTGAAAGTATTTCATTCCCAGGACGGCTTAGGCATCAACGCCGCCCACAAAGCCGGACTCAGGACGGCGATCATTACCGGCCGCGACAGCCGTATGGTGCGCCGCCGGGGAGAAGAACTCCGAATCACTGATATCTATATGGGCGCTATGGACAAAGTGACGGCCTATGAGGAACTGTTGCAAAAGCACAGCCTGATCCCGGACGAAACCGCCTATGTGGGCGATGACCTAAACGACCTGGCGGTCATGGCCAGGGTCGGCCTGGCCTGCGCCGTCGGCAACGCTGTGGAGGAAGTCAAAGCCGCCGCCCACTATGTGGCCATCAAACAAGGCGGCCGGGGCGGCGTGAGGGAAATTATCGAGTTCATCCTGAAAAACCAGGGAAAATGGGATCAGGTAGTACAGGAATATCGCGGTACCGGTCCAGTATTGACCCGTCAGTAG
- the lptG gene encoding LPS export ABC transporter permease LptG, whose amino-acid sequence MRILDKYILKELFGPFIFGVASFSSIFIGSGTLFRIAQYVTKYGASASTVAQLFVYSLPEIIVLTFPMSMLLASLMSFGRLSGSSEITAMKSGGLSFYRLTAPVFIAALFVSLLSTAFSELVVPRSSEAYNNLVKYEIEKNAKPRSQDHIVIPDVSGERIERLTYARKFEGETSTMYDITIQEFEDNQLVRVESAERAVWQGNQWTMYNGVIYELAPDGKVQRSLQFNEQIMPVNKNPQAISRGQKKAEEMSIKELKQHIKALKREYVSASRYEVALHQRLTVPMASFVFAMIGAPLGLQPHRSSSSIGLGISIIIIFMYYTVMTVTTALGQGGAIPAMLAAWIPNLACIAAGVWLIYKASR is encoded by the coding sequence ATGCGCATATTAGACAAATATATTTTAAAAGAATTATTCGGGCCGTTTATTTTTGGCGTGGCCAGCTTCTCCAGCATATTCATCGGTTCGGGCACTCTGTTCCGGATCGCTCAGTATGTGACCAAATACGGCGCCTCGGCCAGCACAGTAGCCCAGCTGTTTGTCTACAGCCTGCCGGAAATCATTGTGCTGACCTTTCCCATGTCCATGCTGCTGGCTTCTCTGATGAGCTTTGGCCGGTTGTCAGGTTCCAGTGAAATCACGGCCATGAAGTCAGGAGGATTGAGTTTTTACCGCCTGACCGCGCCGGTGTTCATTGCCGCCCTGTTTGTCAGCCTGCTTTCCACGGCTTTCAGTGAACTGGTTGTGCCTCGCTCCAGTGAGGCCTATAATAATCTGGTGAAATATGAAATTGAAAAAAACGCCAAACCCCGCTCCCAGGACCATATCGTCATTCCCGATGTGTCCGGGGAACGGATCGAGCGGCTGACCTACGCCCGCAAGTTTGAAGGCGAAACCAGCACCATGTATGATATTACCATTCAGGAATTTGAAGACAACCAGCTGGTCCGGGTGGAAAGCGCGGAACGGGCTGTTTGGCAGGGCAACCAGTGGACCATGTATAACGGCGTTATTTATGAACTGGCCCCGGATGGCAAAGTCCAGCGTTCCCTGCAGTTTAACGAGCAGATCATGCCGGTGAATAAAAATCCCCAGGCCATCAGCCGCGGCCAAAAGAAGGCCGAGGAAATGTCCATCAAGGAACTCAAGCAGCACATCAAGGCTCTGAAACGCGAGTATGTCAGCGCCAGCCGCTATGAAGTAGCCCTGCACCAGCGCCTGACCGTACCCATGGCCAGCTTTGTCTTCGCCATGATCGGCGCCCCCCTGGGTTTGCAGCCCCATCGCTCCAGTTCCTCTATCGGACTGGGGATCAGCATTATCATCATCTTCATGTATTATACCGTCATGACTGTGACCACCGCCCTGGGCCAGGGCGGCGCCATTCCGGCGATGCTGGCGGCCTGGATTCCGAACCTGGCTTGTATTGCAGCGGGGGTATGGCTCATTTATAAAGCATCAAGATAG
- the lptB gene encoding LPS export ABC transporter ATP-binding protein produces the protein MYIETKNLEKSFKGRKVVNGVSVRVDRGQIVGLLGPNGAGKTTTFYMIVGLEQPDSGSVMVNDQDVTALPMYRRSQYGIGYLPQEASVFRKLTVADNLLAILETTKLTGPEQKEKMESLLEEFHITHIRGQKGSQLSGGERRRVEIARCLCNDPYFILLDEPFAGVDPLAVADIQDIVSYLRQRGIGILITDHNVRETLSIVDKAYILNQGQILISGDSDTIAHSDIARKFYLGENFTL, from the coding sequence ATGTATATAGAAACGAAAAATCTGGAGAAATCCTTCAAAGGCCGTAAGGTCGTGAACGGAGTCAGCGTGCGGGTGGACCGGGGCCAGATTGTCGGGCTCTTAGGCCCTAACGGCGCCGGCAAAACTACCACTTTCTATATGATTGTGGGCCTGGAGCAACCCGACAGCGGTTCGGTCATGGTAAATGACCAGGATGTTACGGCTCTGCCCATGTACCGCCGCTCCCAATACGGGATCGGCTATCTGCCCCAGGAAGCCTCGGTGTTCCGCAAACTCACGGTGGCGGACAACCTGCTGGCCATCCTGGAAACCACCAAACTGACAGGCCCGGAGCAGAAAGAAAAGATGGAGAGTCTCCTGGAGGAGTTTCATATCACTCATATCCGCGGCCAAAAAGGCTCCCAGCTATCCGGCGGCGAGCGGCGGCGAGTAGAAATCGCCCGTTGTCTCTGCAATGATCCTTATTTTATTTTGCTGGACGAGCCTTTCGCCGGGGTCGATCCCCTGGCAGTGGCCGATATCCAGGATATCGTCAGCTACCTGCGGCAGCGGGGCATCGGCATCCTGATCACCGATCACAATGTGCGAGAAACTCTGAGTATTGTGGACAAGGCGTATATCCTCAACCAAGGTCAGATTTTGATCTCGGGCGACAGCGATACCATTGCCCATAGTGATATAGCCCGCAAGTTCTATCTAGGAGAGAATTTTACATTGTAG
- the lptC gene encoding LPS export ABC transporter periplasmic protein LptC, which produces MKKSMIAVATVFVVLIGGIIYYFAREEKPEIIQHETVVKEQPDLKFGGASIVEEQDGRKLWELKSDDIQISAKDKKVYFGNLTAVFHREDGTIVTLEARKGILDSTTKNIQLEGDIKAVSPDGATFMAPLAEFKNDIRCLFATGGVRLIRGDTVITGDKLESDLNTELTRVLGNAKAMKGGS; this is translated from the coding sequence GTGAAAAAATCCATGATCGCCGTTGCCACTGTTTTCGTCGTTTTAATCGGCGGGATTATCTACTATTTTGCCAGAGAGGAAAAACCCGAGATCATCCAGCATGAGACCGTCGTGAAAGAGCAGCCGGACCTGAAGTTCGGCGGCGCCTCCATCGTTGAGGAGCAAGACGGCAGGAAGCTGTGGGAGCTGAAATCCGACGATATTCAGATCAGCGCCAAAGACAAAAAAGTCTACTTTGGCAATCTGACCGCCGTTTTTCACCGGGAAGACGGCACAATAGTGACTCTGGAAGCGCGAAAAGGAATTTTGGATTCGACAACGAAAAATATACAGTTGGAGGGAGACATTAAAGCCGTGTCTCCCGACGGCGCCACATTCATGGCGCCTCTGGCTGAGTTTAAAAATGACATCCGCTGTCTTTTCGCCACCGGCGGCGTTCGGCTGATCCGGGGCGATACGGTCATCACCGGCGATAAGCTGGAAAGCGACCTGAATACAGAACTCACCCGGGTCCTCGGCAATGCCAAAGCCATGAAAGGAGGCAGCTGA
- a CDS encoding S-layer homology domain-containing protein, whose protein sequence is MKKRLLKSAVTTALAVAFAVPAFANPFSDVPQGHWAYNAVNDLAQAGVVEGYDGKFNGNQTMTRYEMAQVVANAMTKSMNDEQKETVDSLSKEFATELINLGVKVDGLENKVDDMVKISGTARVRYHNIEKANDVTDYRARLTFDGKINDNMKFNARIASGNADADSVGKGISLETANINFNTFGLSNTVGRQDIKLGSGFLMDAQANAIASKIGNLTVFGGNVTKNAANDTAIDERTWDRVYGAEYGMNLMGVKLTADYLNNSSTDEEIYGGQATAQLLKGVTASAEYFKNNDADAAAQAYGVKLNKLGLSATYRDVEEGALTAFSTLNTNGSYDAQYTGFKGMEYQFDKGIAKNTNLSLKYQDFEDQDGDKLAGRGIATVEVKF, encoded by the coding sequence ATGAAAAAGAGACTCTTGAAATCAGCTGTTACCACTGCTCTCGCAGTCGCTTTCGCCGTTCCTGCCTTCGCCAATCCTTTCTCCGATGTTCCCCAGGGCCACTGGGCTTATAACGCCGTAAACGATCTGGCTCAGGCCGGTGTCGTGGAAGGTTATGACGGCAAATTCAACGGCAACCAGACCATGACCCGTTACGAAATGGCTCAGGTCGTTGCCAACGCCATGACCAAATCCATGAACGACGAACAAAAAGAAACCGTTGATTCTCTGTCGAAAGAGTTTGCCACTGAGCTCATCAACCTGGGCGTAAAAGTGGACGGCCTGGAAAACAAAGTGGACGACATGGTCAAAATCTCCGGTACCGCCCGCGTTCGCTATCACAACATCGAAAAAGCAAACGATGTAACCGATTACCGTGCCCGTCTGACCTTCGACGGCAAAATCAATGACAACATGAAATTCAACGCCCGTATTGCCAGCGGCAATGCTGACGCCGACAGCGTCGGTAAGGGAATCTCCCTGGAAACCGCGAATATAAACTTTAACACCTTTGGTCTCTCGAACACCGTGGGCCGTCAGGACATTAAACTGGGATCCGGCTTCCTCATGGATGCTCAGGCCAACGCCATTGCCAGCAAGATTGGCAACCTGACAGTCTTCGGCGGCAACGTCACTAAGAATGCCGCCAACGACACCGCAATCGATGAACGGACCTGGGATCGGGTATACGGCGCTGAATACGGCATGAACCTGATGGGTGTCAAGCTGACCGCCGATTACCTGAACAATAGCAGCACCGACGAAGAAATCTACGGCGGCCAGGCTACTGCCCAACTGCTCAAAGGCGTCACTGCTTCCGCTGAATACTTCAAAAACAATGATGCAGACGCTGCGGCTCAGGCCTATGGCGTCAAACTCAACAAACTGGGTCTGTCGGCTACCTACCGTGATGTAGAAGAAGGCGCCCTGACAGCCTTCTCTACCTTGAACACCAACGGTTCCTATGATGCTCAGTACACTGGCTTCAAAGGCATGGAATACCAATTTGACAAAGGCATCGCCAAGAACACCAACCTGAGCCTGAAATACCAAGATTTCGAAGACCAAGACGGCGATAAATTGGCCGGTCGCGGCATCGCTACCGTTGAAGTCAAATTCTAA